The Nitrospiria bacterium genome contains the following window.
GCCGCCGAAACCGTTTCGCGTTCCCTTGCGGTTCATCCCGTGATTCGGTATAATTCTGAACCGTCCCGTCAAGATTTTGTCCGACAGTTTAAATATCTTCTAAACCGGTATGTCATCCGGAGGTCGAGTCCCGGCTCCAAAATTGATAATCGCAATGACGGATTCGGTCCTAAAAAGGAGCAATATATTCGATCTGCATCTATTATATATATAGGGAGAAGCCATCGGCGCAGGGACGAACCGATCGGTACGTCGGTGAGGTAAATTGGATAAGGGAGGCGGCACCATGGCAGGGAAAAAAATCATCGCAGTCATCGGGGCGACGGGCGCACAGGGCGGCGGCCTGGTTCGCGCCATTGTTAACGACAAAAGCGGCGAGTTCACGGCGCGCGCGCTCACACGGGACCCGAAGTCCGAAAAGTCCATGGAGCTGGCCAAAATGGGGGTCGAGGTGGTGGCCGCAAACGTGGACGACGAGGGCAGCCTGAACAAGGCCTTCGCCGGAGCGCACGGAGCTTATTGCGTCACCTTCTTCTGGGCGCATTTCAAGCCCGAGCAAGAGATCGCCGAAGCGACCGCGATGGCCAAGGCGGCCAAGGCGGCCGGCGTGAAGCATGTCATCTGGTCGACGCTGGAAGACACGCGAAGGTGGGTGCCCTTGAGCGACAACCGGATGCCCACGCTCGGGGGCCAATACAAGGTCCCACACTTCGACGGCAAAGGGGAGGCCGATAAAATTTTCACACAGGTCGGCGCGCCGACCACCTGCCTGCTCACCTCCTTCTACTGGGATAACTTTATTTATTTCGGAATGGGGCCGAAGAAAGGCCCGGACGGTCGGCTTGCGATCACATTTCCGATGGGCGATAAAAAACTTCCCGGAATCGCCGCCGAGGATATCGGCCCCTGCGCCTTGGGAATCTTCAAGAAGGGGAAGGAATTCATCGGCAAAACGATCGCCATCGCCGGGGATCATCCGACCGGGGCGCAAATGGCCGCGGCCTTCGCCAAGGCCTTGGGCCAGCCGGTGCGCTACAACGACGTTCCGCCGGAGGTTTATCGCGGCTTCGGTTTTCCGGGGGCGGACGATCTGGGGAACATGTTCCAGTTCAAACGGGACTTCAACGATTACTTTTGCGGCGTGCGCGATCTGAAATTCACCCGCGCGTTGCATCCCGGGCTTCAGAACTTCGAGCAGTGGTTGGCGAAAAACAAGGGCCGCATACCGTTGGGGTAGGGGCCGGAGCGGGGCCCGGCCCCGGCGAGTCGGCCGCACGGATGGATAATTCCTATGATGCGTCGGGGGGTCTTTCTGATCGGGATTTTTGTGCTCGTGTACGGCGTTCCGCTGAATGCCCGCGGGGCGGAGTCGAAATCCGCGGTCATCGCGTCGGGAGATAGCCATTCCTGCGCGGTGACGCCGGACCGGAAGGCGGTTTGCTGGGGGAACAACCGTTACGGCCAGCTCGGGAACGGGACCACGGCCGATGCGGAGGCTCCTGTGGTGGTGTCGGGTCTGTCCAATGTGGAGGCCCTGGCGGCGGGAGACGGGCATACCTGTGCCGCGCTGGCCACGGGCCAGGTGAAATGCTGGGGTCGAAACGACCTGGGCCAGCTCGCCGATCTCACCAAGCATCCTTCCTCGAAGCCGGTGCTGACGCCGGTGGGTCCGGCGACCCTGATCGCGGCCGGGCGCAACCACACCTGCGCGCGGCTGATCGACGGTGAGGTCGTCTGTTGGGGGGACAACCGGACGAGCCAGACCGGCAT
Protein-coding sequences here:
- a CDS encoding NmrA/HSCARG family protein, whose translation is MAGKKIIAVIGATGAQGGGLVRAIVNDKSGEFTARALTRDPKSEKSMELAKMGVEVVAANVDDEGSLNKAFAGAHGAYCVTFFWAHFKPEQEIAEATAMAKAAKAAGVKHVIWSTLEDTRRWVPLSDNRMPTLGGQYKVPHFDGKGEADKIFTQVGAPTTCLLTSFYWDNFIYFGMGPKKGPDGRLAITFPMGDKKLPGIAAEDIGPCALGIFKKGKEFIGKTIAIAGDHPTGAQMAAAFAKALGQPVRYNDVPPEVYRGFGFPGADDLGNMFQFKRDFNDYFCGVRDLKFTRALHPGLQNFEQWLAKNKGRIPLG